tcacagaggctgtgacatcatacatcagcttctgtgaggactgctgtataccaacacgcaccagggtgagctacaacaacgacaaaccctggtttacagctaaactcagaaggttgaggtccgAGAAAGAGgctgtgtgtaggagtggggacagagacagtttcaaggagtcgaagaacaggtttagcaaggctgtgagggaggctaaatgaCTGTACacggagagactaaaacaccaattctctgcaaacgactctgcttctgtctggagagggctcaggcagattaccaacttcaaGTCCAGAGccacccactccactaacgactcccgcctggccaacgacctgaatgagttctactgcagatttgaaagacaattggacagtcctgaactaccccttcccacccaggaggcctcccccctctacagtgacgcctctctccattcaggagggtgaagttaacagacttttcaagaggcagaattcCCGGAAAGCaactgggccggactctgtctctccagccaccctcaagcactgcgctgaccagctgtcttcggtgtttacctacatctttaacacctcccttgagacatgccatgtgcgagcctgtctcaagtcctccaccatcatccctgtgcccaaaaacccaaggccaacaggacataatgactacagacccatcgccctgacctctgtggtaatgaagtctttcgagcgcctggtgctggcacaccttaaatccatcacagaccctctactggaccctctgcagtttgcctacagagccaacaggtctgtggacgatgcagttaacattgccctccatttcaccctacagcacctggactccccagcattctatgccaggatcctgtttgtggacttcagctctgccttcaataccatcattcccgccctgcttcaggacaagctctcccagcttaacgtgcctgattccacctgcaggtggatcacagacttcctgtctgacaggaagcagtgcgttaaactggagtcaggtggctgagtggtgagggaatcgggctagtaatccgaaggttgccagtttgattcccggtcatgccaactgacgttgtgtccttgggcaaggtacttcaccctacttgcctcgggggaatgtccctgtacttactgtaagtcgctctggataagagcgtctgctaaatgactaaatgtaaatgtaaatgtaagctgggaacacaagtctctgacgaGTCCCGGTcgatcagcaccggatcaccccagggctgcgtcctttcccctgtgctcttctccctgtacaccaacagctgcacctctagtcatccgtccgtcaaactcctgaagtttgcggacgacaccaccctcattgggctcatctctggtggagacgagtctgattataggtgggaagcagccaacctggtgacctggtgcagccagaacaacctagagctcaatgctcttaagacagtggagatggttgtggacttcaggaagaatacagtcccactcacccccatcaccctgtgtgactccacaGTCAACACTGtagagtccttccgcttcctgggtactatcctctcccaggacctcaaatgggaactgaacatcagctccctcaccaagaaagcacaacagaggatgtacttcctacggcagctgaagaaattcaacctgccaaagacaatgatggtgcacttctacacagccatcattgagtccatcctcacctcctccatcaccatctggtacgctgctgccactgccaaggacaagagcaggctgcaggctGCCTTCCCTCTCAGCAGGCtccacactgctgagaaggtgattagctgcaatctgccttccctcgaggacctgcacaccttgaggaccctgaggcgagtgaggaagattgtggccgacttctCCCACTCTGGACACTCAGTCCCccacaaaaacatttacatttagtcatttagcagacgctcttatccagagcgacttacagtaagtacagggacattccccccgaggcaagtagggtgaagtgccttgcccaaagacacaacgtcatatggcatggccgggaatcgaactggcaaccttcagatttctagcccgcttccctaaccgctcagccacttgactccaacagtttcttcccttccgcggttggcctcttcaacaaggccaagggttcacactgactttaatGACGTCATGTCTTAAAACACATTGCATTtcgcactgcattacaaaattgtgtcttgcacatttgtattttttgaaatatttgtattttttttatttttatattgtaaattacagcaacttatattttattttatattttattgtatagtttattttaattctaattccacttagtattgctcgtttatgtacccttagtatagatagaccacatatttaagtttaaactcaaacaaaataaaatgccatgttactgtacttgcactggccagcttgcaaatactgaggacatcctaccgaagttgagttagccaatgtcgttagcaaTGCTAGTTAATGTTAGTTTGCTATctgtataacatttcactgggtcttgcagctgtttgattgactgaaatgattatgaaatgttatgttctactagccatttgcctacttttgcaagtcacagtatttacaagccctgatagtgtaactgagaagacgcagtaattcctctttcaagtaataagcccccgttcaagtgttgagcattaaattagctgcacggtctgtagagatattgggacgaagctgcaatacagtacataacagaaagtgtttcattctgcaaaattgtgtaaatgtttaatgtaacaaatacatttttgtataacacctcaattgttatcatttgtataatattacagctcatcttcgttggtcaaaggcacaatctttacccggacgtgacttttgtgcatggaaaagtgaaacgtaaatgtagggcTACTTGTctaaaggacaagtgcctcaaaaatgtaatgtcaggccctgaatgatcactgtcacCAGATAGAAAAGGTTGACTTTCACtcggtgctattcactgacagtaaaacatttttttatatgtgcactgctgttcaTAGACTAGCTCAAGAGATCGTTGCTgcgttgctaaatgatagcaactcaccaggacagttcaccaactctccactcattctcatcggaccatccatttaattggctttgacggccatcaCGTCTCTGCAATTCGTCATTTGCCCTCTCATGTCTACTTGGTTCGAAATTATACGGCTACGGGCCATCATATACATTAGTGGTTtttgccacctcttcttcatcccagtcagtcgccatagttctagtactaggctgaggcttctcttcctccacgactccccaacGTGATGTCATCGCCGATTCGCAAATTCTTACaccaaaaacaacaaacaactggtctttaacaccatttggagacaccatttggagatattttaaatgatatacatatcttgagtgcttcatgtacccattaatcaacagtagtgttaacctgccatatggcctttaaggttcctatatgtttattgtatgcaccttcctgccaaagcaaattccttgtctgtgcaaactttcatggcgaataaatcccattctgattctgaaaatgaCTAAGAGCTATTCCGTGTCCAGTATGCTATGTCGGATTTattaaagaaggaaaaaaaagccTGACCACCAAACCAATTTGGCTAGTGGCCCATCAAACATTTGTGCCCAAGGGTCTATAAattgtagcctggtcctaaccagactctcgtacatttcatttgtacagagaatctggcctcgctccattgacaagcgttgacttccttgtaggcaggtactctgttgaagtttaaaactattggatctgcccagagccactctgatctgccataaccaatcgctagcgttcgccttagccaattccttcaccactactgtaacagagctagctgccgtagctggaaaatcaaactgttcccgaaccccgtggggaggagggccacaacatcatggccaccaacaaaactcagcaaaacttgttcttgctctggctttagcttatggatattcggcagcgttgccacaacggaccgaatggcttcgttcgcatctttctccgccgccattatggaactacaacacaaactagagagggtccaatttctggggaaattgtagggtgtgcttgcttgcgtcggttgcacaggggtccgtttttgaatgacatttttacaactgatatatctgtatatttggtggccaagccgcgaagcggcgaagccacttaagtgtttctaccttttcttattggtggccaagccgcgaagcggcgaagccacttaagtgtttctaccttttcttattaggggccaagcagcgaagctgcgaggaacctattgtaattggtagtattattaggttcctccgatagaagggaacctattgttattgttggtattcttattattaggttcctccggtaggagggaacctattgttattgttggtattcttattaggttcctccggtaggagggaacctattgttattgttggtattcttattaggttcctccggtaggagggaacctattgttattgttggtattcttattaggttcaTCCGGTAGGagagaacctattgttattgttggtattcttattactattatttttcttctccttgcgccccaatatctcagaaagtccctggtcataaatgttctaatttggcacattgatactacatccaagtgggtacccccacaccaaatatgggccacatcggaccatagggggcgccacaggccacgcccaaaagtccgattttcaaagtgatggcatttccaccccattgctccaattcttctgaaacttggtgtgcatgcctcatttttcatgaggaacaaaaaagcctcaaggacccataaggtccgccatgatggattttcctgtactgtgataatttgggaaaaccttcaaaattcctcttctcttgaaccaaaggtgaaattgacttgaaatttggtacagatatgtatcattgacgtatttaaaaacgttacttaaggcaattgaatcaagtacaaaatggctgaaatgggtgtatttatgtacatgtccacattgcctcaatatgtttgtgtcactaaatcaaatgtatttttgaaggatggttcaaacctaataagctttaaggtgacatgcctctgaagtaccatgcaaagtttcaccttgatatgtcaaaatatgactgaattacagctgtttgaacttggaccaaatctgacaatgctcgccattggagaaacagctttttttaattatccagttattgaactttgtgtattccatgcctgggaatggctcaattggctgagatgttgtgctggtaatcaaggttcaataccagtcagaggcatagtttttattttttattctgaccaaacggtttctagtctcccgataaatcctccggttgtaaaacatagcaatgcgtgtttatttgagcccatcacaacactctgatcatctgtttagcgagactgtgtaaaccactgcaaaacaagccaggttcaccacagtagctagatacttgtagtctatgcatggtagagataactctaatggttatctctaatgaagcaaattgattgttcaggtggatcccttgcctgttgcacaaattcatttcagtaacccggaagtcaggtggctgagcggttagggagttgggctagtaatctgaaggttaccggttcgattcctggctctgccaaatgacggtgtgtccttgggcaaggcacttcaccctacttgcctcagggggaatgtccctgtacttactgtaagtcgctctggataagagcgtctgctaaatgtaaatgtaaaatgtaacctaagccaggacacattcccactgatgctaggcatgatttaaaattcccttccatgacaagttatggcactccaaacaaccttaaaaaaccatgagaaagttattctttacagcagcaacccagtcatcgccgttgtcccgtttttataggaaatgtacaagcagtttcaacttaggctgaatctaacaacgcttaccacaggagaaacagcttacttttttatacagtagctgaacatgacaatattcaacactgagaatagctcaatgggctggggtggtgacctgtaaagtatcaggttgtaggttggaatccagctatagtcttttggcctgtcataattttgattatctgtttagttcaacaggatgacatctttctgaagtaccacaaacaatttcaccttggtatgtcaaaatatgattgaattaaaactgtttcaacgttggctgaatctaacaacgcttaacacaggagaaacaccttagTTTTTTCATGTCATCATTttgatctgtttagttaaacaggatgacatcattctgaaataccatgcacaatttcatgcaatttcaccttgaaatgtcaaccaatttcttaacctttgtcccaaagctgaccaaagctaatactctgccctttctattcatacaatctcaacagttggtgtgtagcagagaggatagagggactgacttttgtaaccttatgctcatgagttcaaatccccattcagcctgttgttggccaaacattaagtagttttgctcccttgttgtccaactctcgatcttctacagtgtacatgtttataatattttgccattttgcggaggaacccgcatcgctgcttgcagctatatttaggggccaagcagcgaagctgcgaggcacctattgttattgttagtattattattattattattattaggggccaagcagcgaagctgttattgttagtattattattattattattcttaagactgggtgtctatggcaggccctagaagcgcttggtcgaaagttgtgaaatttggcacactcattggggacagtcccctggtccaattcacaaagtttcatgtcccatactttggcactctagcgccaccaatgggtcaaagttggagttgtgtttacacacgcaacttttgaaccgtatgacccattttcaaaaataaggtaccattggattccctggatcaagccaaaTTCAATTCAcaccatggcgtcaatttccggtttatagattttccgctatttccggttttatcaaaaacctttgaaagcctactcctcctagaaattttgtcaaatcttcttcaaaattaccagatatgatcttcagaccaagcctcacaaaatttatcgaaaataattttgatcctcacaaccgtttttccggtacagccaatcaaattctgcagaaaagccgccaaacaggaagtgaaaccatatctcagcagttctttgaggcagtgacaccaaagttggtacgcctactcggaactttattctaagtatgtcctccaagaattgtgtcatgtgactaaaagggggcgtggccggaagcataaacgtgttttggctaataactgttgaagtgtttaccttaataaagtaatttatttgtctcttgatgtcttgtgagatatcaagcctgactattAATAACTTTTAATAAAATTCGAATggacgtggccgccattttggatttcatggaaaagtgtaaaaaccttttgcacgccccaatttttgtccaatgtttaccaaatttggcaaagatgatctttagacccagtttcacaaaagcaatcagATGGATTTTCAATTTCcaaaacgtttgttcggtagagacgatcaaaagcggtggcgaagccgccaaacgatgcgcaagagcatatctcagcaaccatttgcgcaATTGTCACCAAACTTGGGTTCTAttgttcccatgaggagcagaggagcctgcagtgttataccagaaaaataactttgaactctcagtactcttgaacgcaaacatatatttcaaccaaacttggtgtgttgcatgagtgcaacaggttgttgtgacttaattgtttcacaagtgctatggaggccatgtcctgctctggactgcttggcccctccattgctgcttgcagctatatgtATTATTACACTTCTTCtgccattggagtctatggcagcccctagaaccatatgGTCAAAAGTTGTGaattttggcacactcattaagcacagtcccctctttatattcacatttacatttagtcatttagcagacgctcttatctagagcgacttacagtaagtacagggacattcccccgaggcaagtagggtgaagtgccttgcccaaggacacaacgtcagttagcgtgaccgggaatcgaactggcaaccttcggattactagcccgactccctcaccgctcagccaactgactccccaactgattcaccaagtttcatgtctctcattggagcactctagcgccaccaactggtcaaagttggagttgtgtttacacacgtaacttttgaaccgtatgaccgattttcaaaaatgaggtaccgttggattccctggatcgagacgagttcaacacaccctatgacgtcaatttccggttatatagattttccgccatttccggttttagcaaaaacctttgaaagcctactcctcctacaatttttcttcaatcttccccagaattggaaCTTATcgtcgtcagagcaaccctcacagaAGTTATCCAAAGATTTTTTCAAAacagtttgtccggtacagccaatcaaaatcggcaacaaagcaaccaaacaggaagttgggtcatatctcagcaaatctttgagaaatcaacaccaaacttggtatgttgaCTCGAAACCGTCGTATGAGGATGTCCAattaatttggtgtcatgtgatcactgggcgtgaccgcaggaagcaaaaatttgttttggccaataactgttgctttgtttgcttttattaagtgattcctttgtctcatgatatgatgggacatcccgtgtgtgataCATCATAACTTGTGATAATTgccgaattgatgtggccgccattttgaattaattgaaaaacgttttttctttactcctcctacacatgttgtccaatcttcaccaaatttggcagagagtatcttcagaccaagcctcacgaAGCCCTTCACACGATTTTTGGATTTTCAgaaccgtttgcccggtacaggcaatcaaaatgtgccgttaagccagcaaacaggaagttgggtcgtatctcagcaaatctttgatggattcgcaccaaacttgctgcgtgtactcgttaccctcttctgaggatgtctaaaatgttttatgggtcatttgactgcttggccacctcattgctgcttgcagctatattttatattaaaatgcatacttattatttataaagattacatagatttaaaagcattttttttgtgctgctcatttacaactgaaaatacgagtgaagtgtagaattaaatatgatgtcttctcatttcccctgcaagaggcagcctcatagctgaatcaaaacgaataaatttggcagaccggtgtaaaaatggacctaatctctatgacttaaacgtccttttaagttttcccttctcgtgatatttccaGGCATTtatcctactcatattgcattcatttattaataaagaaccccctttgaagattattctacgacgttatcggcagtagaagatggaatcgcgattcaaacagtaccatctgctaactgaaaatatgccccccaaaacgtaaataagcttgacatttatttagtggaaaatcgctcattcgtaaaaagctcactggtagcgatcattgtcagtaacaacgcaaaatgcgatatagccctgtgtggagaagctgccccggtaaattctactactacagtacagtactagactactgctgtgttcgtcttggtagcgattgcgttggttgaattcgatttaacgttccgttgtacggtttaggctgaaattaattattttcacgtagtgacgttagtaacgtcagtgactgtggctagcaaattagccaccgttagcttcacttttcgccacaaaaacttaacttgagcctaaaccatgcaacggaacgtaaatcccaatagaagcaactcaatcgctaccaagacgaaacttttgacacctaggttgtctatgtaggccaaatattgactgagttttaggggggcaaaaagaataataaaaataacaataatatatatgtgagagaacaaaggttgtgcccttgccgaaggcaaagcacacccaactagcgcacgacacccactccctctgttcgctgattggccggtagaaaattaaccggagacatctgacttacctcatggccagaccgagtacagaagcaaaatcaaaattgagcggaagtatgtAGGacggcagagccaggctatatAAATTGATGATTCAGTCCCAATCTTCACCACCTTAGTATAAAAGTTTTAACAGCTTCAACTCGTGTTCCCAACTTGTTACATGGTTTAGACATCCTAAAACTGTCTTAAATTGAACATTTCAGTGCAATCCATCTTTTGTTTACATCCCAGTATCTCTGTTATGGTCAAGCATCCGGGTTTCTGACCGCATGGTTACACTTTACATTACAATGGCGTATTGTATCtttctaataatgccaggaatctgtgtgtgtgaacaaattCATATTATGCATGTGTCCTCCTTATAACCCAACAGAGTGCAGTGCCGCGATTGATGTTGattggataagcatttcgacatcaaataataataaaacagccacagcttGGCTTGCTCTCTTCGCGTCTGATTCTTCCTTCGCGCACATAGCATGAGCTTGAGAATGCTGGTCATATGATATGTTCATCCAATCAGAAGCATGAAATAGCTTTGTAACCGTAGGTTTCAAATCTTATCGTTAGCagcaaggcaaacgtgtgttaAAGTGGCAGTCGTTACTTCTTATTTGATCACAAGCTAGCTTTTGTTGAACCTCACCACTGGTAGCGTTTAATTGATAACATGGCCCACAAACAAATCTACTACTCAGACAAATATAACGACGAGCATTATGAGTACAGGTAAATGATGTGTTCACTTTGCTACTAGTCACAGTGTTACTGTAGCATAGCTTGCTAAGGTTCTGATGGCTAAATCCGCTAGCAAAatgctacagtactgtagctagttagcAAGCTATCATTGTTCAGCAAGCGTGGTGGGATATTTAATTAAAAATAATAACGTTTCACAACTTTTACATGTAGCCAGTCAAATTCGTAACAATGATTTCTGATAATACAAGAGGGCATCCTTTTTGTAATGGTAAACTTGAGGGACTCAAACTTGTAAATAAGTTGACACTGAAGACGACACTAGTTGGTAGTCTCTTGCTAGAGCTACCTAGCTAGTAAAGTTAGCAAGTTACTAGAATTCCAAATAAAGCTAGACCAGCTCTGTTCCTGGCATGACACTACGTTGCTACTGTAGACTAATTGCCAACTAGTTAGTAAATGTATTTGACACTTACAGGTGAGGCTGTGGAAGTCATAGGCGGTGTGTTTTTATTTCGCTTACGAATGTTTCTGGATGAAATGTAGGTCACTTTTGTGTTATTTAATTTCAGACACGTTGTGTTGCCTAGGGAGCTAGCCAAACAAGTACCGAAATCACACCTGATGACCGAGGATGAGTGGAGAAGACTTGGTGTGCAACAATCACTTGGATGGGTACACTACATGATACATGAGCCTGGTCTGTAC
This is a stretch of genomic DNA from Osmerus mordax isolate fOsmMor3 chromosome 20, fOsmMor3.pri, whole genome shotgun sequence. It encodes these proteins:
- the zgc:86839 gene encoding cyclin-dependent kinases regulatory subunit 2-like, whose amino-acid sequence is MAHKQIYYSDKYNDEHYEYRHVVLPRELAKQVPKSHLMTEDEWRRLGVQQSLGWVHYMIHEPEPHILLFRRPLPKH